One genomic segment of Rhizorhabdus phycosphaerae includes these proteins:
- a CDS encoding DUF3576 domain-containing protein: protein MIRRPCRTAIALALVASLAACGGGRNKAQLASDVAAAKTTTIGINTYLWKASLEALSFMPLLQADSNGGVIVTDWYVNPNQPAERMKVTVTILDADLRADAVRVAPQRQVLSNGNWVDTSVQAATAQKLEDIILTKARDLRRATVAG, encoded by the coding sequence CTCGTCGCCTCGCTGGCAGCCTGCGGAGGCGGGCGCAACAAGGCGCAGCTCGCGTCGGATGTCGCTGCGGCGAAGACGACGACGATCGGCATCAACACCTATTTGTGGAAGGCGTCGCTCGAGGCGCTCAGCTTCATGCCGTTGCTGCAGGCGGATTCCAACGGCGGCGTGATCGTCACCGACTGGTATGTGAATCCGAACCAGCCGGCCGAGCGCATGAAGGTCACCGTGACCATCCTCGACGCGGATCTTCGCGCCGATGCCGTCCGGGTCGCGCCGCAACGCCAGGTGCTGTCGAACGGCAATTGGGTCGACACGTCGGTCCAGGCGGCGACCGCACAGAAGCTCGAGGATATCATCCTGACCAAGGCCAGGGACCTGCGCCGCGCGACCGTCGCCGGCTGA
- the leuS gene encoding leucine--tRNA ligase has translation MNARFNHLKADAHWQRVWEDKQTFQARDDSERPKSYVLEMFPYPSGRIHMGHVRNYTMGDVLARFRRMKGYEVLHPMGWDAFGMPAENAAMEKKVHPGDWTRANIAAMREQLKRIGFALDWSRELATCEPDYYGQEQALFLDLFAAGLVYRKESAVNWDPVDMTVLANEQVIDGRGWRSGALVERRKLSQWFLKITDFADELLDGLKTLDQWPEKVRTMQENWIGKSQGMRFRFTLDRAVGDIDGFDVFTTRPDTLFGASFAAVAPDHPIAQALAADDEALQAFIADCKRTGTAAAEIETAEKKGYDTGLTVAHPLDPTWKLPVFVANFVLMEYGTGAIYACPAHDQRDLDFARKYALPVKRVVAPTPEEADAPIGNEAYVGPGRIVNSDFLDGLSVEEAKAAVIARGESEGWGQGTTVWRLRDWGVSRQRYWGTPIPIIHCEDCGPVPVPREQLPVVLPEDVSFDIPGNPLDRHPSWKHVDCPSCGKPARRETDTLDTFVDSSWYFIRFASAPADRPFDRSVAEQWLPVGQYIGGVEHAILHLLYARFWTRALERIGRLSVKEPFTGLFTQGMVTHETYKGPDGQWLSPEEVSNGVVIATGEPATVGRIEKMSKSKKNVVDPGPIVEQYGADAVRWFMLSDSPPERDLEWTESGIEGCWRFVNRLWRMTDAAEPAEGEDKDLDRKLHRAIAGIATDIEALGFNRAVAKVHELANAIEKAPPSASRTAAARTLVRLIAPMVPHLAEEAWARLGEPGLVADAAWPDHDPALLVDDEVTIAVQVNGKLRDTLTAPKGLPKDDLQSLALGSEKIVKLLEGASPKKVIVVPDRLVNIVA, from the coding sequence GTGAACGCGCGTTTCAACCATTTGAAGGCCGACGCGCACTGGCAGCGCGTCTGGGAAGACAAGCAGACCTTTCAGGCCCGCGACGACAGCGAGCGGCCGAAGAGCTATGTTCTGGAGATGTTCCCCTATCCGTCGGGGCGCATCCACATGGGCCATGTCCGCAATTATACGATGGGCGACGTCCTTGCCCGCTTCCGGCGGATGAAGGGTTATGAAGTGCTTCATCCGATGGGGTGGGACGCCTTCGGCATGCCCGCGGAAAATGCCGCGATGGAGAAGAAGGTCCATCCGGGCGACTGGACCCGCGCCAACATCGCGGCGATGCGCGAACAGTTGAAGCGGATCGGTTTCGCACTCGACTGGAGCCGTGAGCTCGCGACCTGCGAGCCCGATTATTACGGGCAGGAACAGGCGCTGTTCCTCGACCTGTTCGCAGCAGGCCTCGTCTATCGCAAGGAGTCGGCGGTCAACTGGGATCCGGTCGACATGACCGTGCTCGCCAACGAGCAGGTCATCGACGGTCGTGGGTGGCGTTCGGGCGCGCTCGTCGAGCGGCGCAAGCTGAGCCAGTGGTTCCTCAAGATCACCGACTTCGCCGACGAGCTGCTCGACGGTCTGAAGACGCTCGACCAGTGGCCCGAGAAAGTCCGGACGATGCAGGAGAACTGGATCGGAAAGTCGCAGGGCATGCGCTTCCGCTTCACGCTCGATCGTGCCGTCGGCGACATCGATGGCTTCGACGTCTTCACGACGCGGCCCGACACGCTGTTCGGGGCGAGCTTTGCAGCGGTGGCGCCCGATCATCCGATCGCCCAGGCGCTGGCTGCCGACGACGAGGCGCTGCAGGCGTTCATCGCCGACTGCAAGCGCACCGGCACTGCGGCCGCCGAGATCGAGACTGCCGAGAAGAAGGGCTATGACACCGGCCTGACCGTGGCGCATCCGCTCGATCCGACGTGGAAGCTGCCGGTGTTCGTCGCGAATTTCGTGCTGATGGAATATGGCACGGGGGCAATTTACGCCTGTCCGGCGCACGACCAGCGCGACCTCGACTTCGCCCGCAAATACGCGTTGCCGGTCAAGCGCGTCGTGGCGCCGACGCCCGAGGAAGCTGATGCGCCGATCGGCAACGAGGCCTATGTGGGCCCCGGTCGCATCGTCAATTCCGACTTCCTCGACGGCCTGTCGGTGGAAGAGGCCAAGGCTGCCGTGATCGCGCGGGGCGAGAGCGAAGGCTGGGGTCAGGGCACCACAGTGTGGCGCCTGCGCGACTGGGGCGTGTCCCGGCAACGTTACTGGGGCACGCCGATCCCGATCATCCATTGCGAGGATTGCGGGCCCGTCCCGGTCCCGCGCGAGCAGCTGCCCGTGGTTCTCCCCGAGGATGTCAGCTTCGACATTCCCGGCAATCCGCTCGACCGCCATCCGAGCTGGAAGCATGTCGACTGCCCGTCCTGCGGAAAGCCCGCGCGCCGCGAGACCGACACGCTCGACACCTTCGTCGATTCCAGCTGGTATTTCATCCGCTTCGCCAGCGCGCCGGCCGATCGGCCATTCGATCGTTCGGTTGCCGAGCAATGGCTGCCGGTCGGTCAGTATATCGGCGGGGTCGAGCATGCGATCCTGCACCTGCTCTACGCCCGCTTCTGGACACGCGCGCTCGAGCGGATCGGCAGGCTTTCGGTCAAGGAGCCCTTCACGGGGTTGTTCACCCAGGGCATGGTCACCCATGAGACCTATAAGGGCCCCGATGGCCAATGGCTGAGCCCTGAGGAAGTCTCGAACGGTGTCGTGATCGCCACCGGCGAGCCGGCGACGGTGGGCCGCATCGAGAAGATGTCGAAGTCCAAGAAGAACGTCGTCGATCCGGGTCCCATTGTCGAACAATATGGCGCGGACGCCGTCCGCTGGTTCATGCTGTCGGACAGCCCGCCGGAACGCGATCTCGAATGGACCGAGAGCGGCATCGAGGGCTGCTGGCGCTTCGTCAACCGGCTGTGGCGGATGACGGACGCGGCCGAACCCGCAGAAGGCGAAGACAAGGATCTCGATCGCAAGCTGCACCGCGCGATTGCGGGAATAGCGACCGACATCGAGGCGCTTGGCTTCAACCGGGCGGTTGCGAAGGTCCACGAGCTGGCCAATGCGATCGAGAAGGCGCCGCCATCGGCGAGCCGGACGGCTGCAGCGCGCACGCTGGTCCGCCTGATCGCGCCGATGGTGCCGCATCTCGCCGAGGAAGCCTGGGCGCGGCTCGGCGAACCGGGTCTCGTTGCCGATGCCGCATGGCCCGACCATGATCCGGCGCTGCTGGTCGATGACGAGGTGACCATTGCCGTCCAAGTCAACGGCAAGCTGCGCGACACGCTGACGGCCCCCAAGGGCTTGCCCAAGGACGATCTGCAGAGCCTGGCGCTCGGATCGGAGAAGATCGTGAAGCTTCTGGAAGGCGCATCGCCCAAGAAGGTGATCGTCGTTCCCGACCGGCTGGTGAACATCGTCGCATGA
- the lptE gene encoding LPS assembly lipoprotein LptE, whose amino-acid sequence MSRGLRLALPLALIAGLSACSLRPLYVDGGAGATAATLSSVEVSAIGGQSGWLVRNALDDRLHRQGQAAARYKLEVELDDDITGFGTRLDNTISRERRTLRARYRLVDAATGSVLLDQTAAADAGIDVTQSDYATLAAEQTALERMAERLADQIVARVATYAGRSTAR is encoded by the coding sequence ATGAGCCGGGGTCTCCGCCTCGCCCTGCCGCTGGCCCTGATCGCCGGTCTTTCGGCGTGCAGCCTTCGCCCGCTTTATGTCGATGGTGGTGCGGGCGCTACCGCTGCAACCCTGTCCTCGGTCGAGGTGTCGGCCATTGGCGGGCAGAGCGGCTGGCTGGTGCGGAACGCGCTCGACGACCGCCTGCACAGGCAGGGCCAGGCCGCAGCGCGCTACAAGCTCGAAGTCGAGCTGGACGACGACATAACCGGTTTCGGTACACGTCTCGACAACACGATCAGCCGCGAGCGGCGGACCCTGCGGGCGCGCTATCGACTGGTGGACGCGGCGACCGGCTCTGTCCTCCTCGATCAGACCGCTGCGGCCGATGCCGGTATCGACGTGACCCAATCCGATTATGCGACGCTGGCGGCGGAGCAGACCGCGCTCGAACGCATGGCCGAGCGGCTCGCCGATCAGATCGTGGCGCGCGTCGCCACCTATGCTGGTCGCAGCACGGCCCGGTGA
- the holA gene encoding DNA polymerase III subunit delta — protein sequence MKADAGQIARALDKPDASVRLYLLYGPDESGSRALAARLDKAMGADAERIDLSGSQIKEDPARLADEAASISLFGGARHIRVDPAGDEIIDAVEALLEAPSAGNPVVVVAGNLRKDAKLVKTALASPAALAFASYLPEGRQADQVAMEMARELGLRLDPRTAQLLVAATNADRGLILREVEKIALYLDASPEAPKELDAAALAAIGAENDESDVAAIVDAVMGGRPDVAAAELSLIGATEAIGVVRAVLRKLALIAPLRAEVAQGRTIDAVMAGSGKAIFWKEQKIVAGLLQRWSPERIAAATERLAALERAYKRSGSAGMVLVTEELLTVARAAAVRR from the coding sequence GTGAAAGCCGACGCCGGCCAGATCGCGCGCGCCCTCGATAAGCCGGACGCGTCCGTCCGGCTCTACCTTCTCTACGGTCCCGATGAATCGGGCTCACGCGCTCTCGCCGCCCGGCTGGACAAGGCGATGGGGGCCGATGCCGAACGGATCGATCTGAGCGGGAGCCAGATCAAGGAGGATCCGGCGCGGCTCGCCGACGAAGCCGCGTCGATCTCGCTGTTTGGCGGTGCCCGGCATATCCGGGTCGATCCGGCCGGTGACGAGATCATCGATGCGGTTGAGGCGCTGCTGGAGGCTCCGTCGGCGGGAAACCCGGTCGTCGTCGTCGCGGGAAACCTGCGCAAGGACGCCAAGCTGGTCAAGACCGCGCTGGCATCGCCGGCGGCGCTCGCCTTTGCCTCTTATCTTCCCGAAGGCCGTCAGGCCGATCAGGTGGCCATGGAGATGGCGCGCGAGCTGGGTCTTCGTCTCGATCCCCGGACGGCACAATTGCTGGTTGCGGCGACCAATGCCGATCGCGGCCTGATTTTGCGGGAGGTGGAGAAGATCGCGCTCTATCTCGATGCGAGCCCGGAAGCACCGAAGGAGCTCGATGCTGCAGCGCTGGCAGCGATCGGCGCGGAGAATGACGAAAGCGACGTGGCGGCGATCGTCGATGCGGTCATGGGCGGACGGCCGGACGTGGCGGCGGCCGAGCTGTCGCTGATCGGCGCGACCGAAGCGATCGGAGTGGTGCGTGCGGTCCTCAGGAAACTGGCTCTGATCGCGCCCTTGCGCGCCGAGGTGGCGCAGGGGCGGACGATCGACGCGGTCATGGCTGGCAGCGGCAAGGCGATCTTCTGGAAGGAACAGAAGATCGTGGCGGGGCTTTTGCAGCGCTGGTCGCCGGAGCGCATCGCGGCCGCGACGGAACGCCTCGCCGCGCTGGAGCGCGCCTATAAGCGATCCGGTTCTGCCGGCATGGTGCTCGTCACGGAGGAACTGTTGACGGTCGCGCGCGCTGCGGCGGTGCGTCGCTGA